One Thermoanaerobacterium sp. PSU-2 DNA window includes the following coding sequences:
- a CDS encoding DDE-type integrase/transposase/recombinase — translation MEYPNDCWQSDISMGPYLIINDKKIKTYLIAFLDDSSRLITHTEFYDTDNVISLIDAFKKAVSKRGVPKKLFVDNGKVFQSEQLHLICASLGTSLCYAEPYSPESKGKIERFFRTLKDQWMYGFDWQKISSIDELNENLNKYIEGIYHQTVHSSTNMKPVEKFIKYTDTMKFINSKEELDNIFLYRVKRRVIKDATVSIEKVKFEVPMQYIGDYVNIRYYPKSLDKAYIFSEDGKLLQTIHPVNKIDNSKIRRKEIDFSL, via the coding sequence AAGATTAAAACATACCTTATTGCTTTTCTGGATGATTCATCAAGGTTAATAACACATACAGAATTTTATGATACAGATAATGTCATATCACTTATTGATGCGTTCAAAAAAGCCGTTTCGAAAAGAGGTGTTCCTAAAAAGCTATTTGTTGATAACGGCAAAGTATTCCAAAGCGAACAATTGCATTTAATATGTGCATCATTGGGAACGTCCTTATGCTATGCTGAACCATATTCTCCAGAATCAAAAGGAAAAATCGAAAGATTTTTCAGGACATTAAAAGACCAATGGATGTATGGATTTGATTGGCAGAAAATATCTTCCATAGACGAATTGAATGAGAACTTGAATAAATATATTGAAGGAATATATCATCAAACAGTACATTCATCAACAAATATGAAGCCTGTAGAGAAATTCATTAAATACACAGACACGATGAAATTCATAAATTCTAAAGAAGAACTTGATAACATATTTCTCTATAGAGTCAAAAGGCGTGTAATTAAAGATGCGACAGTATCAATAGAAAAAGTTAAATTTGAAGTACCGATGCAGTATATCGGTGATTATGTAAATATACGATATTACCCAAAATCACTTGATAAAGCATATATTTTTAGCGAAGACGGTAAGCTCTTACAAACAATACATCCAGTAAACAAAATTGATAATTCTAAGATAAGAAGAAAAGAAATAGACTTTTCTTTGTAA
- a CDS encoding AAA family ATPase has product MDFYRYLSDGLGLIPKHRKCDMFRQIQDVILNYHSKNITPVIIVDEAQFISNSILDDLRIIFNFDMDTKNYALLILSGQTQLIIQLNRQAHEALRQRIVLNYSFKGLNKDETKEYITSRLKCAGCNETIFTDDAIELIYSSTNGYLRKINLLAEMSMILGAKESQKTINGELVFRAQSDINITE; this is encoded by the coding sequence ATGGATTTTTACAGGTATTTATCCGACGGCTTAGGATTAATACCGAAACATAGAAAATGTGATATGTTTCGCCAGATACAGGATGTAATATTAAATTACCATTCAAAGAACATAACTCCCGTTATCATCGTTGATGAGGCTCAGTTCATAAGCAACTCAATCCTTGATGATTTACGCATTATATTTAATTTTGACATGGACACAAAAAATTATGCATTACTTATATTATCAGGACAAACACAATTAATTATACAGTTGAATAGACAAGCACATGAAGCATTAAGGCAGCGAATAGTTTTAAATTATTCATTTAAGGGTTTAAACAAAGATGAAACAAAAGAATATATAACATCAAGATTAAAATGTGCAGGATGCAATGAAACAATATTTACTGATGACGCAATTGAATTAATATATTCAAGCACAAATGGATATTTAAGAAAAATTAATTTACTTGCAGAAATGTCAATGATATTAGGAGCTAAAGAAAGTCAAAAAACTATAAATGGTGAGCTAGTATTTAGAGCTCAAAGCGATATAAATATTACAGAATAA